GAACGGCTCCTATCTCTACAAAGAATATTTCATCAATATTATCGATACACCCGGCCATGCCGATTTCGGCGGCCAGGTTGAGCGTGTTATGCGTATGGCTGATGGCGCCTTACTCCTGGTCGATGCCCAGGAAGGCCCAATGCCCCAGACCTATTTTGTTCTCAAAAAGGCCCTGGCTGCGGCTATCCCGATTATTGTCGTCATCAATAAAATAGATAAACCTGCGGCTCGTTGTGATTGGGCAGTCGATCAGGTTTTTGATCTTTTTGTCAAGCTTAATGCCCCCGACCACTTACTTGATTTTCCGGTAGTCTATGCCTCTTCAAAGGAGGGCTACGCTCTATTCAACCTGGGTGACGACAATAAAGACATGACCCCGGTGTCGGAAAAAATCATCGAGTTTATCCCCCCACCTTCAGGAGATATTAATGCACCCCTGCAGATGCAGATAAACACCATCGATTATTCACCGTATCTTGGCCGTTTAGGCACAGGAAAAGTGGTCAACGGCACACTTCAGACCAACAAGGATGTTGCTGTTGTAAAAAGAGACGGCACAATCGTTAATACGCGAATATCTAAAATTTTTCGCTTTGAAAGCAATGAAAAAGTGGCCACCGATACCGCAACTGTTGGAGAAATTGTCGCAGTTGCCGGTTTCGAAGACATCACGGTTGGTGTTACCTTTACCGATCCACTCGACCCTAAGCCTCTACCAATTATTGATATTGACCCACCAACTTTGGTAATGAATTTCATCCCTAACGATTCTCCCTTTGCCGGCCGTGAAGGGAAATTTGTCACCTCACGAAACATTGAAGAACGTCTCCAGAGAGAGATTCTTTCCGATGTCGCTCTACAGTTTGAGCCGTTAACCGAGGCTGTCGGGTTTAAAGTAGCTGGCCGGGGTGAGTTGCACCTGTCGATACTTATCGAGAAGATGCGGCGGGAGGGGTATGAGTTCCAGTTACCCAGTCCCCAGGTTCTCTTTAAAGAGGTTGACGGTCAAAAGCTTGAACCGTTTGAAGAACTGACCGTTGATGTCGACGAGCAATACCAGGGAACCGTTATCGAAAAACTTGGCAAGCTCAAAGGCAAAATCAACGAAATGAATACCGAAAACGGCATAACCCGACTCATATACAAGATACCA
The sequence above is drawn from the Desulfobulbaceae bacterium genome and encodes:
- the typA gene encoding translational GTPase TypA, whose protein sequence is MTTEQKYIRNVAIIAHVDHGKTTLVDQLFKQSGMYRENETVSERLMDSMDLERERGITIASKNGSYLYKEYFINIIDTPGHADFGGQVERVMRMADGALLLVDAQEGPMPQTYFVLKKALAAAIPIIVVINKIDKPAARCDWAVDQVFDLFVKLNAPDHLLDFPVVYASSKEGYALFNLGDDNKDMTPVSEKIIEFIPPPSGDINAPLQMQINTIDYSPYLGRLGTGKVVNGTLQTNKDVAVVKRDGTIVNTRISKIFRFESNEKVATDTATVGEIVAVAGFEDITVGVTFTDPLDPKPLPIIDIDPPTLVMNFIPNDSPFAGREGKFVTSRNIEERLQREILSDVALQFEPLTEAVGFKVAGRGELHLSILIEKMRREGYEFQLPSPQVLFKEVDGQKLEPFEELTVDVDEQYQGTVIEKLGKLKGKINEMNTENGITRLIYKIPTRGLLGFRSQFMTDTKGMGIMNYVFAEYAPYAGDISNRSNGVLIVKETCKTVAFALFNLQERGKIFLGPGEDVYEGQIIGEHCRPSDLVINPAKGKKLTNMRASGSDEAVVLTPPIKMTLEDYIAYIGEDELVEVTPVSIRIRKRSIKSLRC